A genomic region of Capra hircus breed San Clemente chromosome 19, ASM170441v1, whole genome shotgun sequence contains the following coding sequences:
- the PHOSPHO1 gene encoding phosphoethanolamine/phosphocholine phosphatase isoform X3 has protein sequence MAAQGSPRFLLTFDFDETIVDENSDDSIVRVAPGQRLPESLRATYREGFYNEYMQRVFQYLGDQGVRPRDLRAVYESIPLSPGMGELLQFVAKQGSCFEVILISDANTFGVESALRAAGHQGLFRRIFSNPSGPDARGLLALRPFHSHSCARCPANMCKHKVLSDYLRERAHDGVHFERLFYVGDGANDFCPMGLLAGGDVAFPRRGYPMHRLIQEAQKADPSSFRASVVPWENATEVRLHLQQVLKTC, from the coding sequence ATGGCTGCGCAGGGCTCGCCGCGCTTCCTCCTGACCTTCGACTTTGATGAGACTATCGTGGACGAAAACAGCGACGACTCGATCGTGCGCGTGGCGCCGGGCCAGCGGCTCCCGGAGAGCCTGCGTGCCACCTACCGCGAGGGCTTCTACAACGAGTACATGCAGCGCGTCTTCCAGTACCTGGGCGACCAGGGCGTGCGGCCGCGAGACCTGCGCGCCGTCTACGAGTCCATCCCGCTATCTCCCGGCATGGGCGAACTGCTGCAGTTTGTGGCCAAGCAGGGTTCCTGCTTTGAGGTTATTCTCATCTCAGACGCCAACACCTTTGGCGTGGAGAGCGCGCTGCGCGCCGCCGGCCACCAAGGCCTGTTCCGCCGCATCTTCAGCAACCCTTCCGGGCCCGACGCTCGGGGGCTGCTGGCGCTGCGGCCCTTCCACTCACACAGCTGCGCGCGCTGCCCCGCCAACATGTGCAAGCACAAGGTGCTCAGCGACTACCTGCGCGAGCGGGCCCACGACGGCGTGCACTTCGAGCGCCTTTTCTACGTGGGCGACGGAGCCAACGACTTCTGTCCCATGGGGCTGCTGGCCGGTGGCGATGTGGCCTTCCCTCGCCGCGGCTACCCCATGCACCGCCTTATCCAGGAGGCACAGAAGGCTGACCCCAGCTCCTTCCGCGCCAGCGTGGTACCCTGGGAAAATGCCACCGAAGTGCGCCTCCATCTGCAGCAGGTGCTGAAGACGTGCTGA
- the PHOSPHO1 gene encoding phosphoethanolamine/phosphocholine phosphatase isoform X2, producing MSGCFPVAGLRCLSRDGGMAAQGSPRFLLTFDFDETIVDENSDDSIVRVAPGQRLPESLRATYREGFYNEYMQRVFQYLGDQGVRPRDLRAVYESIPLSPGMGELLQFVAKQGSCFEVILISDANTFGVESALRAAGHQGLFRRIFSNPSGPDARGLLALRPFHSHSCARCPANMCKHKVLSDYLRERAHDGVHFERLFYVGDGANDFCPMGLLAGGDVAFPRRGYPMHRLIQEAQKADPSSFRASVVPWENATEVRLHLQQVLKTC from the exons ATGAGCGGGTGTTTTCCAGTTGCTGGCCTCCGATGCCTGTCTAGG GACGGCGGGATGGCTGCGCAGGGCTCGCCGCGCTTCCTCCTGACCTTCGACTTTGATGAGACTATCGTGGACGAAAACAGCGACGACTCGATCGTGCGCGTGGCGCCGGGCCAGCGGCTCCCGGAGAGCCTGCGTGCCACCTACCGCGAGGGCTTCTACAACGAGTACATGCAGCGCGTCTTCCAGTACCTGGGCGACCAGGGCGTGCGGCCGCGAGACCTGCGCGCCGTCTACGAGTCCATCCCGCTATCTCCCGGCATGGGCGAACTGCTGCAGTTTGTGGCCAAGCAGGGTTCCTGCTTTGAGGTTATTCTCATCTCAGACGCCAACACCTTTGGCGTGGAGAGCGCGCTGCGCGCCGCCGGCCACCAAGGCCTGTTCCGCCGCATCTTCAGCAACCCTTCCGGGCCCGACGCTCGGGGGCTGCTGGCGCTGCGGCCCTTCCACTCACACAGCTGCGCGCGCTGCCCCGCCAACATGTGCAAGCACAAGGTGCTCAGCGACTACCTGCGCGAGCGGGCCCACGACGGCGTGCACTTCGAGCGCCTTTTCTACGTGGGCGACGGAGCCAACGACTTCTGTCCCATGGGGCTGCTGGCCGGTGGCGATGTGGCCTTCCCTCGCCGCGGCTACCCCATGCACCGCCTTATCCAGGAGGCACAGAAGGCTGACCCCAGCTCCTTCCGCGCCAGCGTGGTACCCTGGGAAAATGCCACCGAAGTGCGCCTCCATCTGCAGCAGGTGCTGAAGACGTGCTGA
- the PHOSPHO1 gene encoding phosphoethanolamine/phosphocholine phosphatase isoform X1 yields the protein MCQHLWPWPANLPLPGRLLPRPLSLAPSSSCSSLPCSQDGGMAAQGSPRFLLTFDFDETIVDENSDDSIVRVAPGQRLPESLRATYREGFYNEYMQRVFQYLGDQGVRPRDLRAVYESIPLSPGMGELLQFVAKQGSCFEVILISDANTFGVESALRAAGHQGLFRRIFSNPSGPDARGLLALRPFHSHSCARCPANMCKHKVLSDYLRERAHDGVHFERLFYVGDGANDFCPMGLLAGGDVAFPRRGYPMHRLIQEAQKADPSSFRASVVPWENATEVRLHLQQVLKTC from the coding sequence ATGTGCCAGCATCTCTGGCCGTGGCCCGCTAACCTGCCTCTCCCGGGCCGGCTCCTGCCGCGCCCCCTCTCGcttgctccctcctcctcctgctcctctctcCCCTGCTCCCAGGACGGCGGGATGGCTGCGCAGGGCTCGCCGCGCTTCCTCCTGACCTTCGACTTTGATGAGACTATCGTGGACGAAAACAGCGACGACTCGATCGTGCGCGTGGCGCCGGGCCAGCGGCTCCCGGAGAGCCTGCGTGCCACCTACCGCGAGGGCTTCTACAACGAGTACATGCAGCGCGTCTTCCAGTACCTGGGCGACCAGGGCGTGCGGCCGCGAGACCTGCGCGCCGTCTACGAGTCCATCCCGCTATCTCCCGGCATGGGCGAACTGCTGCAGTTTGTGGCCAAGCAGGGTTCCTGCTTTGAGGTTATTCTCATCTCAGACGCCAACACCTTTGGCGTGGAGAGCGCGCTGCGCGCCGCCGGCCACCAAGGCCTGTTCCGCCGCATCTTCAGCAACCCTTCCGGGCCCGACGCTCGGGGGCTGCTGGCGCTGCGGCCCTTCCACTCACACAGCTGCGCGCGCTGCCCCGCCAACATGTGCAAGCACAAGGTGCTCAGCGACTACCTGCGCGAGCGGGCCCACGACGGCGTGCACTTCGAGCGCCTTTTCTACGTGGGCGACGGAGCCAACGACTTCTGTCCCATGGGGCTGCTGGCCGGTGGCGATGTGGCCTTCCCTCGCCGCGGCTACCCCATGCACCGCCTTATCCAGGAGGCACAGAAGGCTGACCCCAGCTCCTTCCGCGCCAGCGTGGTACCCTGGGAAAATGCCACCGAAGTGCGCCTCCATCTGCAGCAGGTGCTGAAGACGTGCTGA